One window of the Clostridium sp. MB40-C1 genome contains the following:
- the sdaAB gene encoding L-serine ammonia-lyase, iron-sulfur-dependent subunit beta — protein sequence MSSVFDIVGPIMIGPSSSHTAGAARLGKFAAIVAGGNIKKVEFLLHGSFAKTYKGHGTDKALVAGILGMDPWDENLKNSFSIAKERGIEITFTETDLGDVHPNTVKFIVIKKDNSISEITGSSIGGGNILIFDVDGQSVQFRGDYPTLITNHKDTPGVISKITALLYTEEINIASMQVYRTGKGCTATMAIETDNIIPDHILDKIKSIQEIYSIKMLNPLI from the coding sequence ATGAGTAGTGTTTTTGATATAGTAGGCCCTATAATGATAGGTCCATCTAGTTCTCATACCGCTGGAGCAGCTAGGCTTGGTAAATTTGCTGCTATAGTTGCTGGTGGTAATATAAAAAAAGTAGAATTTCTACTACATGGCTCTTTTGCTAAAACCTATAAAGGACATGGAACAGACAAAGCTTTAGTTGCAGGAATTTTAGGAATGGATCCATGGGATGAAAATTTAAAGAATTCTTTTTCTATAGCTAAAGAAAGAGGAATAGAGATCACTTTTACTGAAACCGATTTAGGAGATGTTCATCCTAATACTGTTAAGTTTATTGTTATAAAAAAAGATAATAGCATTTCTGAAATTACAGGTTCTTCTATCGGTGGAGGAAATATATTAATATTTGATGTTGATGGTCAAAGCGTCCAATTTAGAGGAGATTATCCTACTCTTATCACTAATCATAAAGACACACCTGGAGTTATATCTAAGATCACTGCACTTCTTTATACAGAAGAAATAAATATAGCTTCTATGCAAGTTTATAGAACTGGTAAAGGCTGTACAGCAACTATGGCAATTGAAACTGACAACATAATACCTGATCATATACTTGATAAGATAAAGTCAATTCAAGAAATTTATAGTATAAAAATGTTAAACCCACTTATTTAA
- the sdaAA gene encoding L-serine ammonia-lyase, iron-sulfur-dependent, subunit alpha — protein MFANTGEQLIQACKEENCTIWEYTLNAEIENSNSSREEIFEKMRDSLKVMQNSATQALENDIRSVSGLIGGDALKLSKYSEDNSTLTGDFMVKAMARALSCSEVNAAMGKIVACPTAGSCGILPAAIISAGEKLHKSEDDLVKALFTASGVGMIIAKNATVAGAEGGCQAECGSAAAMSSAAIVELMGGSPEQALNAAAIVIKNILGLVCDPVAGLVEVPCAKRNVAGTVSALTTADLVMSGVVSKIPFDETVWAMYKVGKQLPPELRETALGGVAVTPTGLKLKKQVFNE, from the coding sequence ATGTTTGCTAATACAGGAGAACAGCTTATACAAGCTTGTAAAGAAGAAAATTGTACTATTTGGGAATATACTTTAAATGCTGAAATTGAAAACAGCAATTCTAGCCGAGAAGAAATATTTGAAAAAATGAGAGATAGCCTTAAGGTTATGCAAAATTCAGCAACCCAAGCACTTGAAAACGATATCAGATCAGTGAGTGGCCTAATTGGAGGAGATGCTTTAAAATTAAGTAAGTACTCTGAAGATAATAGTACATTAACAGGAGATTTTATGGTAAAAGCTATGGCAAGAGCACTATCTTGTTCAGAAGTTAATGCAGCAATGGGAAAGATAGTCGCATGTCCTACTGCCGGTTCTTGTGGCATTTTACCTGCAGCTATAATATCAGCTGGTGAAAAGCTACATAAAAGCGAAGATGATTTGGTAAAAGCATTATTTACAGCATCTGGAGTAGGAATGATAATAGCTAAAAACGCTACAGTAGCAGGCGCAGAAGGTGGTTGCCAAGCTGAATGTGGTTCAGCAGCAGCAATGTCTTCCGCAGCTATAGTAGAACTTATGGGTGGATCTCCAGAGCAAGCTTTAAATGCTGCCGCTATAGTTATTAAAAATATATTAGGATTAGTATGTGATCCTGTAGCTGGGCTAGTAGAAGTTCCATGCGCTAAAAGAAATGTAGCCGGAACTGTAAGTGCTTTAACTACAGCTGATCTTGTAATGAGCGGGGTTGTTAGTAAGATTCCTTTTGATGAAACTGTATGGGCAATGTACAAAGTTGGTAAGCAACTACCACCTGAACTTAGGGAAACTGCTTTAGGTGGAGTAGCTGTAACTCCAACAGGTCTTAAATTAAAGAAACAAGTATTTAACGAATAA
- a CDS encoding NAD(P)H-hydrate dehydratase produces MRIVTSQIMREVDRFCIEKLNIPSIVLMENAALKILKNLDIDKNEYFIIICGSGNNGGDGLALARHLIVLNKKVEVFLIGQEDRLSKDSKINYDILTSMGINIKLIKDVIDLDDIRDAIGKCDVIVDAIFGTGLSREVQGIQKLIIHTINNSNKFIVSVDIPSGLNGDTGEILGISVKANITVSFEFYKKGFLFNEADNVTGEIIIEKIGIPQSVADRLGVKDYITEIEEVKKVIPKRKKYDYKGNFGRVNIIAGSNGLTGAAYITTQAAVRSGSGLVTLCCMESIQHIMSMKLTEAMTVSYKDSKNLNDLLKKSDVIAIGPGMGNSEATFKILSDVLDVAECPLVIDADGINVLKGKLSLLKDRKGKVVLTPHLGEMSRLTGNSIEEIKKDRSGISKKFAKEYGIVLLLKGHNTIITDGESLLINPTGNSAMASGGMGDCLTGIIASLIGQGLEPFEATYVGAYIHGYCGDKLSEKMFCVNANHVLEKLPYYIKEIKNK; encoded by the coding sequence ATGAGAATAGTAACTTCACAGATAATGAGGGAAGTTGATAGGTTTTGCATAGAAAAATTAAATATACCAAGTATTGTTCTTATGGAAAATGCTGCATTGAAGATACTGAAAAATTTGGATATAGATAAAAATGAATATTTTATAATTATATGTGGCAGTGGAAATAATGGAGGGGATGGTCTTGCTTTAGCAAGACATCTCATAGTTTTAAATAAAAAAGTAGAAGTGTTTTTAATAGGACAAGAGGATAGATTAAGTAAAGATTCTAAAATAAACTATGATATTTTAACTAGTATGGGTATTAATATAAAATTAATAAAGGATGTAATTGACTTAGATGATATAAGAGATGCTATAGGTAAATGTGATGTAATTGTGGACGCAATATTTGGGACAGGTCTTTCCAGAGAAGTACAAGGTATTCAGAAATTGATTATACATACTATAAACAATAGCAATAAATTTATAGTTTCTGTAGATATACCATCAGGATTAAATGGTGATACTGGAGAAATTCTTGGTATTTCAGTAAAAGCTAATATAACAGTATCTTTTGAATTTTATAAAAAAGGCTTCTTATTTAATGAAGCAGATAATGTAACTGGAGAGATAATAATTGAAAAAATAGGAATTCCACAATCAGTAGCTGATAGGTTAGGAGTTAAAGATTACATAACGGAAATAGAGGAAGTAAAAAAAGTTATACCTAAGCGTAAAAAATATGATTATAAAGGTAACTTTGGAAGGGTAAATATTATAGCAGGTTCAAATGGATTAACAGGTGCAGCATATATAACAACTCAAGCAGCAGTAAGAAGTGGTTCTGGACTTGTTACGTTATGCTGTATGGAAAGTATACAGCATATTATGAGCATGAAGCTTACAGAAGCTATGACTGTATCTTATAAGGATAGTAAGAATTTAAATGACTTATTAAAGAAAAGTGATGTTATAGCTATTGGACCTGGAATGGGAAATAGTGAAGCTACTTTTAAAATTCTTTCGGATGTATTAGATGTTGCAGAATGTCCGTTAGTAATAGATGCAGATGGAATAAATGTTCTAAAAGGTAAATTGAGTTTATTAAAAGATAGAAAAGGAAAAGTTGTGTTAACTCCCCATTTAGGAGAAATGTCTAGACTTACTGGTAATTCAATAGAAGAAATTAAAAAAGATAGAAGTGGGATATCAAAAAAATTTGCTAAAGAATATGGAATAGTATTACTATTAAAAGGTCATAATACGATAATTACTGATGGAGAAAGTTTATTAATTAATCCTACTGGAAATAGTGCTATGGCATCAGGAGGTATGGGGGATTGTTTAACAGGAATTATAGCATCTTTAATAGGACAAGGACTTGAACCATTTGAGGCAACTTATGTAGGAGCATACATACATGGATATTGCGGAGATAAATTATCAGAAAAAATGTTTTGTGTCAATGCTAATCATGTTTTAGAAAAACTACCTTATTATATTAAAGAAATTAAAAATAAATAG
- a CDS encoding DUF6514 family protein produces the protein MLIVENLCRSEKYESVVYNYSYRIIKDKLVFEEQDNLEIQSYGIEVERQDIVDGKIIKIERQAVKSISPHRHKVHSLLKILYDNLVSPIHLIDILGEFIDNYVTDFDDVLKDIYIC, from the coding sequence ATGTTAATAGTAGAAAACTTGTGTAGAAGTGAAAAGTATGAGAGTGTAGTGTACAATTATTCTTATAGAATAATTAAGGATAAACTGGTTTTCGAAGAGCAGGATAACTTAGAAATACAATCTTATGGTATAGAAGTAGAAAGACAAGATATAGTTGATGGTAAGATTATTAAAATAGAAAGACAGGCTGTAAAGTCTATAAGTCCTCATAGACACAAAGTACATAGTTTATTAAAGATATTATATGATAATTTAGTTTCACCCATCCACCTAATAGATATTTTAGGAGAATTTATAGATAATTATGTCACTGATTTTGATGATGTCTTAAAAGATATATATATATGTTAA
- a CDS encoding germination lipoprotein GerS-related protein, producing MKKKLLVLFTICLFMVSCLYGCGKKEVDPNRVVKSLKDLNSYTCDVDINIKNTRQGIKFECKQFYDKRYGGRLDLNGDRKFIYRKNDIVVNDLKNDKEYIVDKKFDSVYKLSFIQEYINLLYTNEEIRYSTQTTDDKVYQLIHLIIPGNNRNINKAIMYVNIENNLPEKTIICDIKGNEAISFVYKNFTTNPKLEKEIFVDKHTNE from the coding sequence ATGAAGAAAAAATTATTAGTACTATTTACTATTTGTTTATTTATGGTTTCTTGTTTATATGGGTGTGGCAAGAAAGAAGTAGATCCTAATAGAGTTGTTAAATCATTAAAAGATTTAAATAGCTATACTTGCGATGTAGATATAAACATAAAAAATACTAGACAAGGTATAAAGTTTGAATGCAAACAGTTTTATGATAAAAGATATGGTGGAAGATTAGACCTTAATGGTGATAGAAAATTTATATATAGAAAAAATGATATAGTAGTAAATGATTTAAAGAACGATAAAGAATATATAGTAGATAAAAAGTTTGATTCTGTATATAAACTAAGTTTTATACAAGAGTATATAAATTTATTATATACTAATGAAGAAATAAGATATTCCACTCAGACTACAGATGATAAGGTGTATCAACTCATCCATTTAATAATACCTGGAAATAATAGAAATATAAATAAAGCTATTATGTATGTAAACATTGAAAATAATTTACCAGAAAAAACAATTATATGTGATATAAAAGGAAATGAAGCAATTAGTTTTGTATATAAAAATTTTACTACAAATCCAAAGTTGGAAAAAGAAATTTTTGTAGATAAGCATACTAATGAATAA
- a CDS encoding holo-ACP synthase has translation MIVGIGVDIIEISRIEKAMNRSPNFITKMFSKNEIEYLKSRNMRAESVAGRFAAKEAVSKALGTGFLEFDFKDIEIDRTTLGKPIVSLKGKAKKLDKKWGKYKIHLSISHSKENAIAYAVLEVYDNENSNFTDNEGS, from the coding sequence TTGATAGTTGGCATAGGCGTAGACATAATAGAGATAAGTAGAATAGAGAAAGCAATGAATAGAAGTCCTAATTTTATAACTAAAATGTTTAGCAAAAATGAAATTGAATATTTAAAAAGCAGAAATATGCGAGCAGAAAGTGTAGCTGGTAGATTTGCAGCTAAAGAAGCTGTGTCAAAAGCATTAGGAACAGGTTTTTTAGAATTTGATTTTAAAGATATTGAAATTGATAGAACTACATTAGGAAAACCTATTGTTTCACTAAAGGGAAAGGCAAAAAAATTAGACAAAAAGTGGGGAAAGTATAAAATACATTTAAGTATATCTCATAGCAAAGAAAATGCTATAGCTTATGCTGTCTTGGAGGTTTATGACAATGAGAATAGTAACTTCACAGATAATGAGGGAAGTTGA
- a CDS encoding LytTR family DNA-binding domain-containing protein, translating into MNCIIVDDEYPAREELKYFIKEFSSIEIAEEFDDSVEALQYIERNKPNIVFLDISMPKLDGMALGKILNNFEKKIIIVFITAYKEYAVNAFEIEAFDYILKPYSEERIVRTLRRLERQEKSIDKCRLNKITLKQGNKLKVINIYDICYCEAHERETIIYTVKEKFIENSSISEFYKKLSKKIFFKCHRSYIVNIEKITEIAPWFNNTYMLKLKAMKADIPVSRNNINKFKHLMGI; encoded by the coding sequence ATGAATTGCATAATTGTTGATGATGAGTATCCTGCAAGAGAAGAGCTTAAATATTTTATTAAAGAATTTAGTAGTATAGAGATAGCGGAAGAGTTTGATGATTCAGTAGAGGCTTTACAATATATAGAGAGAAACAAGCCTAATATTGTTTTTTTAGATATTAGTATGCCTAAATTAGATGGTATGGCATTAGGAAAAATACTAAATAATTTTGAGAAGAAGATAATAATAGTTTTTATAACAGCATATAAAGAGTATGCTGTTAATGCTTTTGAAATAGAGGCTTTTGATTATATATTAAAACCTTATTCAGAAGAAAGGATTGTAAGAACATTAAGAAGGTTAGAAAGACAAGAGAAATCTATAGATAAGTGTAGGTTGAATAAAATTACATTAAAACAAGGTAATAAACTTAAAGTAATAAATATATATGATATTTGTTATTGTGAAGCTCATGAAAGAGAAACGATTATTTATACAGTTAAGGAAAAATTTATAGAAAACAGTAGTATATCGGAATTTTATAAAAAGTTATCTAAAAAAATTTTTTTCAAATGTCATAGATCGTATATAGTGAATATAGAAAAAATTACAGAAATAGCTCCTTGGTTTAACAATACTTACATGTTAAAGCTTAAAGCAATGAAGGCAGATATACCAGTTAGCAGAAATAACATAAATAAATTTAAGCACTTAATGGGCATATAA
- a CDS encoding LytS/YhcK type 5TM receptor domain-containing protein, producing MIALIEILKNLINNLGYIWFIAFIISQSRSFKKIIQKDKFTNKDLLILSVIFGCFGILGTYVGTEVNGAIANTRIIGVMAGGILCGPFVGALAGMIAGAHRFAIGFGTITTIPCTIVTIVSGIVSGVIYKNSNNKNRWIYGLIGGIIMESLEMLLIIIMSKPFTDAIMIVKSIYIPMGFTNAIGIAVLILLIQNIFEEKEQIAAKQAQLALEIANKTLPYFREINEESFIKICQIIKDSIKADAVSITNKEYVLAHVGIGSDHHVKGSKIQTGATEKVINHGCILEMTSAREINCSYENCPLKSAIIAPLKYGKEVIGTLKIYYDTEGDIPFRNRNLAIGLSQIISTQLEISKIEKLKNMANKAEIKALQAQINPHFLFNALNTIVSFIRIDSNKARELILNLSTYLRYSLEIGEEPVDIYKEIEQVKAYIDIEKARYKDKLNVIYDIDGKIDIKIPSLIIQPIVENSVKHGILKENKKGTIKISINKIDKASARVVIEDDGAGIDQNIINKVYEGKMEGNKIGISNVNNRLQCLYGKGLKIERLDKGTRTTFIIHQLKG from the coding sequence GTGATAGCTTTGATAGAAATATTAAAAAATCTTATTAATAATTTAGGATATATTTGGTTTATTGCATTTATAATATCTCAGTCTAGAAGTTTTAAAAAAATTATCCAGAAGGACAAGTTTACAAATAAGGATTTACTTATTTTATCTGTAATATTTGGATGCTTTGGTATACTGGGAACTTATGTAGGAACTGAAGTAAATGGTGCAATAGCTAATACAAGAATAATAGGGGTTATGGCTGGGGGCATACTTTGTGGACCTTTTGTGGGGGCTTTAGCAGGTATGATTGCAGGTGCTCACAGATTTGCGATAGGGTTTGGCACTATAACTACGATACCATGTACTATAGTTACAATTGTATCTGGTATAGTGTCTGGGGTGATTTATAAAAATTCCAACAATAAAAACAGATGGATATATGGTTTAATTGGTGGAATAATAATGGAAAGTTTAGAGATGTTGTTGATTATTATTATGTCCAAGCCTTTTACGGATGCTATTATGATTGTAAAGAGCATATATATACCTATGGGATTTACTAATGCTATAGGTATAGCGGTTCTTATTTTACTAATTCAGAATATATTTGAAGAAAAAGAACAGATAGCTGCTAAACAAGCACAATTAGCATTAGAGATAGCAAACAAAACTTTACCATATTTTAGAGAAATTAATGAAGAGTCCTTTATAAAGATATGTCAGATTATAAAAGATTCTATAAAAGCAGATGCGGTTTCAATTACTAATAAAGAATATGTGCTTGCTCATGTAGGAATTGGATCAGATCATCATGTAAAAGGTTCTAAAATACAGACAGGAGCAACAGAGAAGGTTATTAATCATGGGTGTATTTTAGAAATGACTAGTGCAAGGGAAATAAATTGTAGTTATGAAAATTGTCCACTTAAATCAGCTATTATAGCTCCTTTGAAGTATGGTAAAGAGGTAATAGGTACATTAAAGATATATTATGATACAGAAGGAGATATACCTTTTAGAAATAGAAATTTAGCAATAGGTCTATCACAGATAATATCAACTCAATTAGAGATTAGTAAAATTGAAAAATTAAAAAATATGGCTAATAAGGCTGAAATAAAAGCTCTTCAAGCTCAAATAAATCCACACTTTTTATTTAATGCATTAAATACAATAGTTTCTTTTATAAGAATAGATTCCAATAAAGCAAGAGAACTAATTTTAAATTTATCCACATATTTAAGATATAGTTTAGAAATTGGAGAGGAACCTGTGGATATCTATAAGGAAATAGAACAAGTTAAGGCTTATATAGATATAGAAAAAGCTAGATATAAAGATAAACTAAATGTTATATATGATATAGATGGAAAAATAGATATAAAGATACCTAGTCTAATTATTCAGCCTATAGTAGAAAATTCAGTTAAGCATGGAATTCTAAAAGAAAATAAAAAAGGAACAATAAAAATCAGTATAAATAAAATTGATAAAGCAAGTGCTAGAGTTGTTATAGAGGATGATGGAGCAGGTATAGATCAGAATATAATTAACAAAGTATATGAAGGAAAAATGGAAGGAAATAAAATAGGCATTTCCAATGTAAATAATAGATTACAATGTTTATATGGAAAAGGACTTAAGATAGAGAGGCTAGATAAAGGAACCAGAACAACTTTTATTATTCATCAATTGAAAGGATGA
- a CDS encoding carbon starvation protein A produces the protein MVSFIVSIIALIVGYFIYGKVVEKVFGADSSKETPAVRLEDGVDFVPMPEWKIFLIQFLNIAGLGPIFGAIAGAMWGPSAFLWIVFGCIFAGAVHDYFSGMLSVRHDGASIPEVVGKYLGNGFKQFMRIFSVVLLVLVGVVFVSGPAGILNGLIPSVQKNIFLYIIFAYYLMATVVPVDKLIGKIYPIFGICLLIMAIGVGGALIIGGYHIPEVAGNLYNMHVKPDKYPLYPMLFITIACGAISGFHSTQSPLMARCITNEKQGRRVFLGSMIAEGIVALIWAAAAMTFFGGVDGLANAMAQHDNNAGWIVNEVCNSLLGKVGGALAILGVVACPVTSGDTAFRSARLTIADSLKFKQDSIKNRFLISIPLFAVGFYLTTIDFGVVWRYFGWSNQTLAAIVLWTAAMYLAKEGKNFLMASVPATFMTAVCTTYILVAPEGFKLSMSIAAPVGIVVALVSLIWFLVVAKKVKANKEISEGI, from the coding sequence ATGGTATCATTTATAGTTTCTATTATTGCTTTAATAGTGGGATATTTTATTTATGGTAAGGTTGTAGAAAAGGTTTTCGGAGCTGACAGTAGTAAAGAAACACCTGCAGTTAGGCTTGAAGATGGAGTTGATTTTGTTCCAATGCCTGAATGGAAAATATTTTTAATACAATTTCTGAATATAGCAGGACTTGGTCCTATATTTGGAGCTATTGCAGGTGCTATGTGGGGACCATCTGCATTTTTGTGGATTGTATTTGGATGTATTTTTGCAGGAGCAGTTCATGATTATTTTTCTGGAATGTTGTCAGTAAGACATGATGGTGCAAGTATACCAGAAGTTGTTGGAAAGTATCTTGGAAATGGATTTAAACAATTTATGAGAATTTTTTCGGTTGTTTTGTTGGTATTAGTAGGTGTTGTATTTGTTAGTGGACCAGCTGGAATATTAAATGGATTAATTCCATCTGTACAAAAAAATATATTTTTATATATTATATTTGCATATTATCTAATGGCAACTGTAGTTCCAGTAGATAAATTAATAGGGAAAATATACCCTATATTTGGAATATGCTTATTAATAATGGCAATTGGAGTTGGAGGAGCATTGATAATTGGTGGATATCATATACCAGAAGTTGCCGGAAATCTCTATAATATGCATGTAAAACCTGATAAGTATCCATTATATCCTATGTTATTTATAACTATAGCTTGTGGTGCTATTTCAGGGTTCCATTCGACACAATCGCCACTTATGGCTAGATGTATAACCAATGAAAAACAGGGAAGAAGAGTATTCTTAGGTTCTATGATAGCTGAAGGAATAGTTGCTTTAATATGGGCAGCAGCAGCAATGACATTCTTTGGTGGAGTTGACGGGTTAGCAAATGCTATGGCTCAGCATGACAATAATGCAGGCTGGATTGTAAACGAAGTTTGTAACAGTTTACTTGGTAAAGTAGGAGGAGCTTTAGCAATTTTGGGAGTTGTAGCTTGTCCTGTAACATCAGGAGATACAGCTTTTAGAAGTGCTAGACTCACTATAGCAGATTCTTTAAAGTTTAAACAAGATTCAATTAAGAATAGATTCTTAATATCTATACCATTATTTGCTGTAGGGTTTTATTTAACTACAATTGATTTTGGAGTTGTATGGCGATATTTTGGATGGTCAAACCAAACTTTAGCAGCTATAGTGCTTTGGACAGCAGCAATGTATTTAGCTAAGGAAGGTAAAAATTTCTTAATGGCATCAGTACCAGCCACGTTTATGACAGCAGTATGTACTACGTATATTTTAGTTGCTCCAGAAGGTTTTAAATTATCAATGAGCATTGCTGCTCCAGTAGGAATAGTGGTAGCTTTGGTTAGCTTAATATGGTTCTTAGTTGTTGCAAAGAAAGTTAAAGCAAATAAAGAGATAAGTGAAGGAATATAA
- a CDS encoding small multi-drug export protein: protein MIKLLKVFLWSAVPIIEQRGAIPLGILVYDINPYIVFLVSFLGSMLPVPFVLLMFNKIFSWMQRYKFFSKITNFIEKKINKNSVHLEKYKEIGLITFIGIPLPTTGVWTGSAVAAFLKLDLKKSIFCAAVGALISATLITVACVFFPSLI from the coding sequence ATGATTAAATTACTTAAAGTTTTTTTATGGTCAGCAGTTCCCATAATAGAGCAAAGAGGAGCAATACCATTGGGAATATTAGTATATGATATAAATCCATATATAGTATTTTTGGTAAGTTTCTTAGGGAGTATGCTTCCAGTACCTTTTGTGCTTTTGATGTTTAATAAAATCTTTTCATGGATGCAGAGGTATAAATTTTTTAGCAAAATTACAAATTTTATTGAGAAAAAAATAAATAAAAATTCAGTACATCTAGAAAAATATAAGGAAATAGGTTTAATAACTTTTATAGGAATTCCATTGCCTACAACAGGAGTATGGACAGGAAGTGCAGTGGCTGCTTTCTTAAAGCTTGATTTAAAAAAATCGATTTTTTGTGCCGCGGTAGGTGCATTAATCTCAGCAACTTTAATTACTGTTGCATGTGTATTTTTCCCAAGCCTTATTTAG